CATATTCGACCGAATAGGAGGAAGCCGCCGGCAATGGGGCATTGCGAATGATGTAGTCGAAAGAGTAAGTGATCCCCAGCTCTTCGAGGTCGTGGGGCGTTAGGGTATTGTATTTGAAGTCGAGTGCAGCTAGCAGCGTGGGATCGGTCTGTTCGGGTAATTGTAGCGGCGCCATGTCTTGCAGCCGGTCGAACCACGTTCTGATGTTTGTATCCTGGTAGGGGAATGCTTTGTGGTTTATTACAATTGCACGCCTTGCGTGGCTCCTGAATGCAGACCATGAGGGTGGAACGGCAAACACTTCTGCCGGCAGCGTATTTTTTGCGGCCCATCGGGCAAGTTGAATTTCAGGATCGCCAGATGCGCGCCAGGGATAAACCTTCTGCTGCAGTCTATCCGGCTGCATAATGAGAATCCCGGCAAACCCTACGGCAAACAAGGCGGCGAGGCGCAGCGGCTGATTGAAACACAGTTGGTCCAGCCTGTTGGCCCATCGAGTAGGCAAAACGCGTACGGTGGCATCAGCTATTAGCATCACCATCAGTGCTTTGACGAGCAGCGTCATTTTGAAAAGCTGCAGCTTGGCTATGGTCAATTGTTGCATGATTTCTGTACCGACATAGGCAACCAGGCAGACTCCTGTGACCAGGACAAGCATATCATTGAAAAAGCCGGCTCTGACCGATCCTTCCTGTTTTTCACGCGCGAGCAGCACCAGGTAGCCAACCAGCAGGACCACAAAAAACTTGATCAGTCGCACCTTGTCAAACGCGCTGAACAGGTAATGGTGTGGATTCCGAAACTGGGCCATGATGTAGAACAGCGACGAGGTGGGGGATATGGTTTCGGAAATTGTATCTGAAAGCGTTTCGCTTACTGCAGAAAATTGCTGGTAGAAGAGGGGGACAAGGGCAAAGGCAGCGACAATGGCGTATACGGCTGTTGTTGTCAGCACACGCATAAAGTGATGGCGTCGGCCCTGTGCCATGTGCGGTTGAAAGAATTGCAAACAAAGCATGCCACCCACAAGCAGCATAACCTGGAGCCCAACCAACGCCTGAAAGAGCGTTGCAATACCTGCAAAGAGACCGGCGCGGGTGTAGTCTTTTCTCAGATAAAAGACAAAAGCCCAGAGTGCAAGGGCCCATGCAGTCATACTCGGCACGAGTACGAAGTGCAATAAATCATTTCCACCCAGTGTCCAGAAAGGGGTAAAAATACAGACAAGCCCGGCGCTAATTAAGGCGGACAGTCGGTTCTTTAAGAGGCCATCTGCCAACTGATAAACCGCACTCGCTATGCTTGCCCAGCTTGCTACATAAACCACAAATACTGCAAGCCAAACGGGCATTGCGATGCTTAGCCCATAGAGCAGGTATACAAAATACGTGCGCACACTAAACGCGGATAGCTGTGTTTGTACAAACCAATCATTCTGAAAATAAGCCGGATTAAGGAGACTGTAGAGAAATGGAATAAACTCATCCTGGTCGCTTGTACCGTATCCGTATCCGAAACGAAGCAGATACAAACCGTAACCGAGCACCAACAGGACGATGTAAGGCGCTTTATTTCGGATGGTTTTCATCGCGGCGCTATGTTGATCAACTGCTTCCATGCTGTAGGGTGCTAGGCAGAAAGCAGGCGTTTAATGCGGAGCATGGTTGCGAGGAGTGGATTGGGCGTATGGGTGACGGCAAAGTAAGGTGTCAATATAGCACCAAAACGCCGCTTGAACTCAGCAATGCCAGGTGTATTTGCACCTACAAAGTCGAATGTCTGAATCCCTTCAGCTTGTAATGCCGGCAGCATATTACCAAGCAGTACGGTCATGGCCGGCCCGGGATTGCTCCCGGCTATCCAGTAATATCCTTTTGTACCGTCGTGTAACACAGCCACGCCTGCCTCAATTGTCCCTTTTGTGGCATCCACGGCAGTGAAGCAGCGGACCATGTTTTGCGTTAACAGGTCGCCGGCCAGGTTTAGCAATTGTGTTTGGGCCAGGGGGAATTGTCGCTTGTTTCTATTATACCCGGCAGCACACAACGCTACAATCTGTTCGAGATCTGAAGCTGATCTGTTTATCTTGTATAAGTCCTTGTTTTTTTTGAAATTACGCCGGGTGCCAGTAGACCAGCCTTGTTGTGATACATCGTAGGTGGACAAGTCGAGTTCGTACGTATAAAAGGGGCCAGTTTGCCAGTTTGCCCATTTAAAACTGCGGATATCCTGCATACCAGGATGCAGGTGTAGCCGGATATCGTCAAATTTGTCAGCTAGGTGGTTTGCGAGACTGGCTAATGCATCGTTGGCTACCTCAGGTTGTGCGCATAACACAGAAGTAAAGGGTGTAAAAGGAGGGACCTCTACACGTAGAAAGGGGCCTTGTTTTCGATGAAACGTAACCAGGCTGGCCAGATCGCGGGTGTTGTCAGCTACCAGCCAAAGCGTTGCTTTTTTATTGCAATGCCTTGCAAGGGCACGGGCAAAGGGCAGCGAGGAGAAGGGTGTGTTTTGCGTAGATATAGCCTGAATCGCTTGCCAGCGCGCGATTCCTTCCTCATTCCCCATTGCGACACCATCTCCAGCATCGCTGATAGCGAATTCAGAGATTTTGAAAGCGGGAGAAGCAGGAGCCACGAAAGAGACTGGAGCATCCAGTATTGGTGTGAAAACAGAAGCCAGCCGTTTAGCACCCCAATTGTGAAAGCGCGAGGCTTAGCACCATATTGAGGTGCGCTTGATGATGCGGCTTAGAGAATATACTGACTAAGGTCTCTATTTTCAGCTACGGTACCAAGCTGCTTGTAAACCATCTCTGCTGTAACCTCAAACGTACTGTAATCAGCGTTATCTGGCACGTCAAAGAGGATTTCTTCGAGCAGGGTTGTAAGGATGGTGTGCAGCCGGCGTGCGCCGATGTTTTCTACTTCGGCGTTGACTTTTGCAGCAATGCCGGCAATTTCCCTGACCGCGTCATCATTAAAGGTAATTTTTACACCTTCAGCTTCAAGCAGCGCTGCGTATTGTTTGAGGAGCGCGTTTTTAGGGAACGTCAGGATTTTGTAGAAATCTTCCTCGTTGAGGTTGTTCAGTTCAACGCGGATTGGGAAGCGGCCCTGGAGTTCGGGGATCAGGTCGCTTGGTTTTGCAATATGGAATGCACCGCTTGCAATAAAGAGAATGTGATCGGTTTTGACCATGCCGTATTTGGTCATCACATTGGAGCCTTCCACAATAGGGAGGAGATCGCGCTGAACGCCTTCGCGGGAGACATCCGGGCCGCCGCCTTTGCCTGAGCGGGCGGCAACTTTGTCAATTTCATCGATGAAAACGATGCCGGCCTGCTCAACACGGGTCATGGCTTCTTTGGTCACCTTGTCCATGTCGATTAGCTTCTGCGCTTCTTCCTGCGTGAGCAGTTCGCGTGCTTCAGCGATTGGCATGCGGCGTTTCTTCCGCTTTTTGCCGCCAAGGTTACCAAACAGCTCCTGGATGTTCATGCCCATCTCTTCGATGCCCATGGGGCCGAAGACTTGCATCATCTGGGTTTGATCGGAGGAGACTTCAATTTCTACTTCCCGCTCATCGAGTTCACCGCGGCCCAGTTTTTCCCTGAATTTGGCGCGGGTACGTTCGCGGAGCTCAGCTTCAGAAGAGGGCTCACTATCTTCTTTGTCAGCCTCATCATTTTGCTGGATGACGAAGCCTGGACCGGGAATAATATCACCAGCGGTCTTTTTGACGGGGGGAATCAGAATGTCGAGGATGCGCTCTTGCGCCAGTTCACGGGCGCGTTCCTGTACGCCTTCGGTAAATTCTTCGCGTACGATGTTGATGGCGATGTCCGTCAGGTCGCGGATCATGCTGTCGACATCGCGGCCAACGTACCCCACTTCAGTAAATTTGGTTGCTTCAACCTTGATGAAGGGCGCCCCGGAGAGTTTGGCAAGCCGGCGTGCAATTTCTGTTTTGCCCACGCCGGTTGGCCCAATCATGATAATATTGTTGGGCATGATCTCGTCCTGGATCTCAGCAGGTGTATTCTGCCGGCGCCAGCGATTACGCAGGGCAATGGCTACGCTTTTCTTGGCTTCGTTCTGCCCAATGATGTATTTGTCTAGTTCCGCTACAATCTGGCGGGGCGTCAATTCTTCCTTCATCTTGAATAGATAGTAATCATCCTGGCGTACTTACACGCCAAGGGGGGATATTGGATTCTTACTCCTTGTTCAAATCATTCTCTGAACCGAGGGAGTCTGCTGGCTCATCCGCCAGTTTGCCACCGTCGCCGGATGGATAAGCCGTAGTTTTATCGAAAACGGCCTCACCGCCGTTAAATTCAACCTTCTCGTCTGCATATTTGTCGCCGGCACTATAGCCTTCGCCAAAGTCAGCAGGATTACGCTGTTCAATTTCTTCTCGGATTTGCAAAACATCGGGGTGTTCTGCGTCAACCAGCAAGACGGTGTAGTCGTACGGGAAGCCACGTCGTTTTTCGAGCCAAACGGCGCCGGCGTCTTCCAGGTTGTTGATGATTGATTTGGGATCGTTGAGGTGATCGTCCAGGGAATCGGAGAGTTTTCGTAACAGTGGCGTCAGATAGACCTCGTCGTATTGTCCAAAGTGTTCCTCGATAACCCGCAGCGTTTCGTAGGCAATGCTATCAGTGACTTCCTGGTATTCAACATCGCGCTGAACCGTAAAGGAGGCGCGGGCGACGCGCCGGCCAAAGGTGCCGTTGCGCACTGCGTCGCTGCTTTTGGAGGTTTTGCCGAGCTGCCGGCGTGCACCCTCGCTCAGCAGGTCTGCTGCATTGAGAAACGTTTCATGCCCAAACAGGTGCATGCGTTCCAGATCTTCGTGCGCCTCAAGGGTAACAACCAACATATTTTTCCCATGCCCTTTCAACAACTGCACAAGGGGGACCTGCACGCTGTTGCCCGAAATCAGCACGTAAGAGTCGATATCCGGGCGCGTGTAAATCAAATCACCCGCATCCAGGCACAATTGCATCGAGGGAGCTGCCGGATCAATACTGGCAGAAACGAACTTTGGCGTCAGGCCCTGCTGATATAACGATTTCTGGATAAAGAGCCCATCACCCTGAAGGGCGCCAAAGTCTGCATATGCATTTGATATGGCCAGTTGAAAAAGGTCTTTTCCCTGGAGGTAACGATTTAACTCTTCAAGCATGTCGATGATAAACTCATCGGGGTGTGTATCATCTGACAGCCTTTGGGACAGAAGGTTGTACAAATTTTGGTAATCTACAAGAACGGCGGTCAGGTTTTCCTGCCTCCACAAACGGTTCTTGTCGTATCTGCTATGATTCATTTGAAAAGTCTGTTACACTAAATTCATTAGTTCAATAAGTAATAAACAGGTGTAGTAGCTACACGAGACGTGCGGGGAGCAGACGTGAAATTTGAGAACGGTATGGCCCGTAACTGATAGTAGGAATTTGCCTTATAAACCCGGCAAAGGCTGCCTGGGAGGCGTACTATTTGACTTCAGGGGACTGAAGTTCCAGAATATTTATATGATGGTTCGTATAAATACAAATATCAGCTGCAATAGAAAGTCCTTCCTCTACTATCTCTCTTGCTGAAAGATTGTCACCATATTTTACAAGTGCCCGCGTGGCTGCGAGGGCAAAGGAGCCGCCGGAGCCTATCGCAACGATGTCATCATCGGGTTCTATAACATCACCCGTGCCACTGATTAGCAAAAGTCGTTCCTCTGAAGCGACAGCCAACAACGCTTCGAGCCGGCGGAGGTAACGATCAGTGCGCCAGTCTTTTGCAAGTTCAACTGCAGCACGGGTCACATTCCCGCCATATTGCTGTAGTTTTTCCTCAAATCGTTCGAAAAGGGTAAAGGCATCAGCCGTAGAGCCGGCAAAGCCAGCAAGGATCTTTCCTCCATGTAATGCACGCACTTTTTGGGCTTTGTGCTTCATTACAGTATTTCCCATCGTAGCCTGACCATCCGACCCAAGCGCAACCTTACCGTTGTGACGAACACCCAGAACGGTTGTTGAACGAATCTTACGCGCGCTTTTAGAATCCATGATCACCACCGGTTCAGACTACGATTTAAGAAATTTCGGCTGTCTTACACGAGAGAAAGGCGCAAAGGGTTCTGCAAAAAAAGAAGCGTTGCAAATTTTGTATTGAGTCCCGCTTTATGTTTGAATTTGTTATACCGCGTGACGGTACGCCGTGGATTATTTAGCAGTAGGGAGGATGACCCGGCATGATACCGGGCTTCCGCCCACGCGCCATTGAGCCAGTTTTCATCCCCCCATCATCCCGAGCCTGCGAAGGAGTTGGGCGAGCAGCCTGCCGGGCATAGCTCTCGGCCCAGTCAGCAGATCTCATTACCACCTTAACCCATCCGCGTTAACCAGCCGCGCCATAATGGCCCACCCAAAGAAGCTGTTAGCCACGCCGATCAGCAACTCGTTCTCGCCTTCTTGCAAAGGTAAAGCAAAGGAAGCATCATCTGGCGTAATTTGCCCAAAAGCATCTTTCATAATGGGATGGGAGTAGAGGTTCTTCCCTACGTAAACAAGCTGCCCGTTTAGCAAGATCCATACTTCATCACTGAAGCCAAGGTTCAGCGTTTGTACTTGCTCCTTTGACGAGTGGATGGTCTGCCTCAACCACACCGCACGCCTGTTGTCGGACCGCCCAAACCGCCGGCTCAGGTTTACCAGACCGTCTCGCTCTGATGCAATTGATTGCCATTCAGTGCTATCCATAGGGTAGTGGTCGCTATGGGCACGGAATAACATTGCGCTAACAAGCTCGCGGCCGGGAGGGAGTTCAAACGCGTCAGTTACCTGCCACTGGTGGAGGTAGCGCTGGTCGTCAGCAACTGGATCATATGCGGCCTCGGGGGCAAGACCAGCAGGGGCGCCATGCGTAACGACGAGATTGGCAAAGATACCACCACCTTCAAACGCAATGCTACCGACATGTGTGTTGCCCATTAGTTCTGGGATCGAGAGCGCCGGCTGATCCATGTCATTAACATAAACCTGCATCCTTTTGCCGGCAACCACGAGCTTGATATGATTCCATCCTTCTTTATGAATGACTGCCGGCCCCTGATATCGGGGATGCAGATCCCACAGCGCAACGCCTTTTGTAAGTGCGGTATACTGCACGGCATCGGGTCCCAGCGGATCATCTGCACGATACGTCCGCAGGTAAAACACCTCCGCCTCCGCGGCGTTTTGCCGCCTGAAGTAAATGGTTGATAGAAAGAAGTCGGTTAGTTCTACATCAAATTCGATGGTGCCATCGGTAAATTGCAGTTCGTTCAAAACCACCTGCCCTTGAGCGGCAAACAGGGCTTCCGGGCTGGGGGTTACTTTAACAGCTGGAATGCCTCTATGCGTGAGGAATTCAGCTCGACCTTCTGGGGCCCTCCAGTGGTCTGTAGTCATGGGGATGCGATGTTCAGCCTCTTGGGCAAACAGGGGGACGGATACAGTTACACAAAGGACAAGTAAAAAGAGTCTTTTCATTGAACCGGTAATTGATGAATGAGCACTAGTTGCGATAAACTAGATGCATATCGATCAGATAGTCCGTTCAATGTTGTGCAATGTGCTGCCAAGGCTGTGCAAAAAGCATATACCCCCTATACAGGCCCAGCAGTACGTAGATGGGATGTGAAATGAACGCCGTGACGGTTACTGTCTGTACCTGGCCAGCAGCGTAACCAACGCATTCTGTGTACGGCGGACGGCGGACGTCTTTACCGTGTAGTTGTTACACATGATTACAAACAACAGCGGGGTGCCGGCTGCTGAGGATACATAGCCACTGAGCGCGCTGGCACCGGTAAGTGTACCAGTTTTAGCCCGGACATTTCTATAGGTTGGGCTCCGCCGGAATCGGTCCTCGAGGGTACCATCAACGCCACCAACGGGCATCGAGTCGTAATATGCCTGCTGCACGCGGGTATCTTTGTGATCCCACATGTAGGCGAGCAGGTTTGCAGTCATGTCTGCTGTTACCAGATTCATCCTGGAAAGCCCTGAGCCATCCAGCAACTTAATGCGACTGGTATCTACACGGGCTCGCCCATGTGTTTCGTTAGCTACTTTGAGACCCCGTTCAGCAGAACTGTCATCTGATTCAAGACCTGGCACGGGCATGTGAATGCCCAGGGTGCGAATGAGCAGTTCTGCGTACAGGTTCTGGCTTTCTTTGTTGAGGATGACAATCATCTCCGAAAGCGGCGGTGAGTGATGACTAAGTAGCTTGTTGAGTGCTTTTTTTGATGGTTTAATTGAAAGCTCATCTACGTCTACAGGCCGGCCCAGGACCACAATGCCTTCCTGAATCAGGACTTCGCGCAGCACGTGGGTGAAATAGGCTGTTGGATTGGAGACTGTGATGTATGAGGTGTCTATTTCAGCCGGATAGATTTCACTGATGGCCTCAATGGTGTTGAAGTTTCGGGGCCGGGTGTAATCGATGTCGTCGCTAGAGTCTGGGGGCACCGTCATGGATTTGTTTACAACATCCACATACGACGTATTGAAAGGGTCCCAACGAAGTTTTGCCGGCATGCCTTCCTGCTGCCCTTCGATGATAAACCGGATGCTGTTATCGTAAAAGGTGAGCGCACTGATTTCTGCAGAATAGTAGTACGGTTCGTCATCCCAACTCCAGCCATAGCCCAGGCTCAGGTCGTCAAAGAGGTCGTCATCACCGATGATGTCGCCGGCAATTTGTTTGATGCCGAGGTCTTTCAGGGCTTTGGCCCAATTCCTGAAAATGAGGGTAGGGTCGTCATCTGAATACCGGTCACCGATGGTTGGGTCGCCCGAGCCACGGACAATCAGGTTACCGTCCAGGATGCCGTCCGTTATGTTGCCGTCGCTATACAGCGTGGTTTCGTATTGAAAATCTGGGCCAAGCTGATCGAGTGCCGCAGCGGTTGTGTAGAGCTTTGCATTGGAGGCCGGCATCATGCTTTTATTGGTATGCCGGGCAAAGAGCACATCGCTGGTGCTCAGGTCTACAACTTTTACCCCCCAAATGGCATTGCTATACTGGTCCTCATTCAAGAGTTGATGGATGGCAGCCTGCAAGGCTTCGCGCGACTCTGTCGCCGGCTGCGCCATGGACAGGCCTGGCAACAGGGCACCTATAGTTACAATATATAGTGCCGCAAAGCCGGTTACTCGGGGACGGGGAAACGAAAACATAGTTCAAGAAGAGGAAATGAGCGTTGAGATACAAACAGCTTAATTGTACCAATAACGTGCAAATGTACGCCTTAGGTACCCCAAATCCTACTCCGGGGTTTCTAGCTCCAGCCGTTCTGCCGGTGCTTCTTCCAGGACAACAAATGCGTGCTCGACGACATCAATAGGGGACGTGGGTTTGATATAGACCAGCAATTGGTTTTTTCCGGGCTGTGGCAGGACCTGTTCTACAATGCCAATGGGGTAGCCGGGTGGGAAAACGCTGCTGTATTCACTGGTGACAACCAGATTGCCCTGCTGGACCGATTCTGTTTTGATGACGTGCTCCAGCAACAATTCGCCACGGTTGATGCCTTCCCATCGCACAATGCCCAGCGCCTGCGACGGCTGCACCTTGGCAGGTACGCGGAAGTCCATGTTGACATAGGACATGACCTGGGCATAGTTTTCACTGACCTGGATGACCTTGCCGAGGATGCCTCGTTCATCCAGCACGCCCATATCTTTTTTTACGCCGTGGGTGCTTCCTTTATTGAGCGTAAGATAATTGTTCTGTTTTGTGATCTCTTTTTCGATGATGCGCGCCGGCTCCAGGTTGTAAGCAACCGTATCGACAAAGCCAACCAGCCGGCGGAGGCGGAGATTTTCGATGTCTGCTTCACGCGAACGCGCAAGCTGGCTCGACAATTCGATATTCTCTGCCCGCAGGATATCGTTTTCTTCTAGCGCGTGGAAATAGCGACCGATCCAACTCAGCGAGCTTTCCACGCGGCCTGTGATTTCGAGAGAAGCAGCGCGGAGCGTCCTGACGATGGTCAGGTTCTGCGTGAGCATGACAATCAGTGAAATCGAAAGAAAACTGAGGAGCAATGCCCAGTCCCTGATCCGAGTCCATTGACGAAAATCCATTGCTGTTGTGTGCTGGTGCAGTTTCCTGCTTTCCTGAACGTGAAGATGTTGAAAGGGATTACACCCGTGCCGGGCGATTATGGTTCAAAACGCAGGCAACTGCGGCGCATCAAGTCAACACTTTCTGGAAGGTTTCGATGTTTTCCAGCACTTTACCCGTTCCGCGAACCACAGCAGTGAGTGGATCTTCAGCAATATAAACAGGGATCTCTGCGCGGTTGCGAATCAGGGTGTCGAGGCCTTTTAACATGGCGCCGCCTCCTGTGAGCATGATACCACGTTCGAGGATGTCTGAGCCCAATTCGGGCGGCGTGCGCTCGAGGCAGTGTAACACTGCGGCTGCAATCTGGCCGATGGGTTCATTGAGGGCATCGCGTACGTCTTCGGACGTAATGGAGCGAATTTTGGGAATCCCGCTAACGAGGTCGCGGCCTTTGACTGAGATTTCGAGTTCAGGATCGAGTTCAACCGCGCTGCCTATTTCACACTTGATGCGTTCTGCTGTTCTCAGACCGATCAGGAGGTTGTGATTCCGTTTGAAGTACTGCAGAATGGTGTTGTCGAGCTCATCACCGCCTACGCGGATTGATTCATCGATCACGATACCGGAGAGGGCAATCACGGCAATTTCAGTTGTGCCACCACCAATATCAACAACCATGTTGCCCACGGGCTCGTCGACATTCATGCCGATGCCAATGGCGGCAGCCATTGGCTCTTTGATCAGGTAGACTTGCTTGGCGCCGGCGCGTTCAGCAGATTCGCGCACAGCACGTTCTTCCACACCAGTGATACCACTCGGTACACAGACCACCATACGGCGAATTGAGTTGTACCAGTTGCGCTGCACCTTGCGGATCAGGCCCCGGATCATCTGTTCAGCAACCTCAAAGTCTGCAATAACACCGTCTTTCAGGGGGCGAATTGTTTCAATTTGGGGATGCGTACGTTCGTGCATTTGCTGCGCTTCGAACCCGATGGCGATGTCTTGCCGGGTTGAACGGTCTACTGCAACAATGCTCGGTTCATTTAAAACAATGCCTTCGCCGGCGATGTGGATCAGCGTGTTGGCTGTACCCAAATCAATAGCAACATCGTGGGAGAGCTTGAAAAACGGCATGTATATGTGCGTTTAACTAAATCGTGAAGTTCAGGAGAAAGTACAGCATTTTAGCGAGGCATGCACGGTACTTGCTCTTTTGGTCCCTCTAGCGTAGTGAAACAAGTAATTCTTGTATGCCAAAAGGAAAAGAGCAAAACCTTCAGCCTGCAACCTTTAACCTGCTACAGCAAGCCAATTAATCCTGCAGAATTTATCGGTTTGCACCTAGTGTCTGAAATGCCGTTTCCCGGTAAACACCATGGCCATGCCATGTTCGTTGGCCGCTTCGATGACCTCTTCGTCGCGTACAGATCCTCCCGGTTGTATAGCGGCTCGGGCTCCATTTTTTGCTGCCTCTACGAGGCCGTCGGCAAATGGAAAAAATGCATCCGAGGCTACCACTGATTCGGTAAAGTCAAGTTCCGACTTGCGGCCTTTTTGAACAGCTATTTCAGAGGAATCGATGCGGCTCATCTGGCCGGCACCAATGCCAAGCGTGGCTGCATTCCTTGCGTAAACTATGGCGTTGCTCTTTACGTGTTTTACCACGCGCCAGCCAAACACCAGATCAAACCATTCCTGCTCAGTAGGCTGACGTTCGGTTACGACGTCAACTTGCGACCGGAAAGCTTCATACGGAGGTAGTGGGCCATCGCGATCCTGGACCAACATACCGCCGGCGATTGACCTGATATCTACCTGAGCACCAGGAGTTGCAGTCTGCCGTGTTTTAATTAATCGGCGATTTTTTTTCTTCTTCAAGAAATCCAGTACACCTTCTTCAAAATCAGGCGCAATAATGATTTCTGTAAAGATGCTGTTGATTGCTTCAGCTGAGGCAAGATCAAGGGGCCGGTTCACCACAACAATGCCTCCAAATGGAGATTGTCGGTCGGTGGCAAACGCATTGCTGTAGGCTTCGTGGAGCGTATCCGCACTGGCTACACCGCACGGGTTCGTGTGTTTGAGGATGGCGCACGTGGGCGGCGCTTCCTGAAATTCCTCGATCAGATAGAGGGCTGCACTGAGGTCGATCAGGTTATTGAAAGACAGGTCTTTACCGTGCAGTTGTTCAAACAACGCTCCGGGATCGCCATAGAATGCGCCTTTCTGATGCGGGTTTTCGCCGTAGCGTAGTGTCTGGACGCGGGGGAGGGTGGTTGCAAAATGTGCTGGCTGTCCCGTTTCATCGGGTGTCTCTTTTGCAAAGTAGCCAGCAATGGCGGTGTCGTATTGAGCGGTATGCGCAAAAGCTTTCGCTGCCAACGTTTGGCGGACAGCCATCGACAGGGTGCCGTTGTTCGCTGCGAGTTCATCGGCAACGAGCGCATAATCCGCTGGCGAGGTTACCACGCCGACAAAGAAAAAGTTTTTGGCAGCGGCGCGAATCATGGTCGGGCCGCCGATGTCGATGTTTTCTATCGCAAAACCGAGGCTTACCCCTTCTTTGCTGATGGCTTGCTGAAAGGGGTAGAGGTTTACAACCACCAGGTCGATGCCCTGGATGTTGTGGGCTTCCAGTTGGGCAAGGTCTTCAGGGTCGTTTTTCCTCGAGAGCAGGCCGCCATGAATTGCAGGGTGCAAGGTTTTTACCCGCCCGTCGAGTATTTCGGGGAACTGGGTGATGTCTGACACTGACTTAACCGGCAGGCCGGCTTCGCTGATCGCGCGCGCTGTGCCACCGGTAGATATCATTTCAACCCCTTGTGCATGCAGTTGCTCTGCAAACGCTACAAGCCCCGTTTTATCCGAAACAGAGAGCAGGGCACGCCGGACGGGATACCGATCTGCTGGTTTTGGTAAATCCTTTTCTTTAATCATGTTTATTGATTGGATGCAGTGTCCTTCGGAATGAGTGGGTCGATAGATACTTGCCGGCCTGTTACTGTTACCCGTCCTTCAGCAATCAACCTGAGGGCTTCCGGGAAAATTTGGTGTTCTACAGCCAGTACACGGCTGGCAAGCGTTTCAACGGCGTCGTTCTGGTAAACCGGAACGGTACGCTGTAGCATGATTGGTCCGGTATCGTAGTCTTCATCAACAAAATGTACTGTTACGCCGGTCCATCGCACGCCGCGGTCAAGGGCTGCCTGGTGGATTTTAGCCCCGTACATGCCGGGGCCGCCAAAAGCCGGCAGCAAAGAAGGATGGATGTTCAACATGCGGCCTTGGAACTGTCGCACCAACTGGAGCGGTATTTTCTTCAGGTAACCGGCCAGCACAACAAAGTTGACGTTGTTTTTGCTGAACAACGCGTTAAGCGCTTCAACATAAGCTGCTTCGGAGTCAAAGCTAGCCGGCTTCATAACCGCAGTTGCAATGCCCCGTTGATTCGCACGTTCCAGCGCCCCGGCATTTGAACGGTTGCTCACGACAGCTGTTACTGCGACATCCCGGAGCGTCCTCTCTTCAATTGCTT
Above is a window of Bacteroidota bacterium DNA encoding:
- the dacB gene encoding D-alanyl-D-alanine carboxypeptidase/D-alanyl-D-alanine-endopeptidase, which produces MFSFPRPRVTGFAALYIVTIGALLPGLSMAQPATESREALQAAIHQLLNEDQYSNAIWGVKVVDLSTSDVLFARHTNKSMMPASNAKLYTTAAALDQLGPDFQYETTLYSDGNITDGILDGNLIVRGSGDPTIGDRYSDDDPTLIFRNWAKALKDLGIKQIAGDIIGDDDLFDDLSLGYGWSWDDEPYYYSAEISALTFYDNSIRFIIEGQQEGMPAKLRWDPFNTSYVDVVNKSMTVPPDSSDDIDYTRPRNFNTIEAISEIYPAEIDTSYITVSNPTAYFTHVLREVLIQEGIVVLGRPVDVDELSIKPSKKALNKLLSHHSPPLSEMIVILNKESQNLYAELLIRTLGIHMPVPGLESDDSSAERGLKVANETHGRARVDTSRIKLLDGSGLSRMNLVTADMTANLLAYMWDHKDTRVQQAYYDSMPVGGVDGTLEDRFRRSPTYRNVRAKTGTLTGASALSGYVSSAAGTPLLFVIMCNNYTVKTSAVRRTQNALVTLLARYRQ
- the mreC gene encoding rod shape-determining protein MreC, producing MDFRQWTRIRDWALLLSFLSISLIVMLTQNLTIVRTLRAASLEITGRVESSLSWIGRYFHALEENDILRAENIELSSQLARSREADIENLRLRRLVGFVDTVAYNLEPARIIEKEITKQNNYLTLNKGSTHGVKKDMGVLDERGILGKVIQVSENYAQVMSYVNMDFRVPAKVQPSQALGIVRWEGINRGELLLEHVIKTESVQQGNLVVTSEYSSVFPPGYPIGIVEQVLPQPGKNQLLVYIKPTSPIDVVEHAFVVLEEAPAERLELETPE
- a CDS encoding rod shape-determining protein, with amino-acid sequence MPFFKLSHDVAIDLGTANTLIHIAGEGIVLNEPSIVAVDRSTRQDIAIGFEAQQMHERTHPQIETIRPLKDGVIADFEVAEQMIRGLIRKVQRNWYNSIRRMVVCVPSGITGVEERAVRESAERAGAKQVYLIKEPMAAAIGIGMNVDEPVGNMVVDIGGGTTEIAVIALSGIVIDESIRVGGDELDNTILQYFKRNHNLLIGLRTAERIKCEIGSAVELDPELEISVKGRDLVSGIPKIRSITSEDVRDALNEPIGQIAAAVLHCLERTPPELGSDILERGIMLTGGGAMLKGLDTLIRNRAEIPVYIAEDPLTAVVRGTGKVLENIETFQKVLT
- the purH gene encoding bifunctional phosphoribosylaminoimidazolecarboxamide formyltransferase/IMP cyclohydrolase, with product MIKEKDLPKPADRYPVRRALLSVSDKTGLVAFAEQLHAQGVEMISTGGTARAISEAGLPVKSVSDITQFPEILDGRVKTLHPAIHGGLLSRKNDPEDLAQLEAHNIQGIDLVVVNLYPFQQAISKEGVSLGFAIENIDIGGPTMIRAAAKNFFFVGVVTSPADYALVADELAANNGTLSMAVRQTLAAKAFAHTAQYDTAIAGYFAKETPDETGQPAHFATTLPRVQTLRYGENPHQKGAFYGDPGALFEQLHGKDLSFNNLIDLSAALYLIEEFQEAPPTCAILKHTNPCGVASADTLHEAYSNAFATDRQSPFGGIVVVNRPLDLASAEAINSIFTEIIIAPDFEEGVLDFLKKKKNRRLIKTRQTATPGAQVDIRSIAGGMLVQDRDGPLPPYEAFRSQVDVVTERQPTEQEWFDLVFGWRVVKHVKSNAIVYARNAATLGIGAGQMSRIDSSEIAVQKGRKSELDFTESVVASDAFFPFADGLVEAAKNGARAAIQPGGSVRDEEVIEAANEHGMAMVFTGKRHFRH
- the purN gene encoding phosphoribosylglycinamide formyltransferase, giving the protein MSKSPLRIAVFASGSGTNLEAILQAIEERTLRDVAVTAVVSNRSNAGALERANQRGIATAVMKPASFDSEAAYVEALNALFSKNNVNFVVLAGYLKKIPLQLVRQFQGRMLNIHPSLLPAFGGPGMYGAKIHQAALDRGVRWTGVTVHFVDEDYDTGPIMLQRTVPVYQNDAVETLASRVLAVEHQIFPEALRLIAEGRVTVTGRQVSIDPLIPKDTASNQ